The Centropristis striata isolate RG_2023a ecotype Rhode Island unplaced genomic scaffold, C.striata_1.0 Scaffold_83, whole genome shotgun sequence genome contains the following window.
ctccagcactcgttggggcggtttgcagccgagtgcgaagcggttgggatgagagtcagcacctccaagtctgaggccatggttctctgccggaaaacggtggactgccccctctgggtggagagaggaactgccccctctgggtggagacaggtactgcccctctgggtggagacaggtactgccccctctgggtggagacaggtactgcccctctgggtggagacaggtactgccccctctgggtggagacaggtactgcccctctgggtggggagaggtactgccccctctgggtggagagaggtactgccccctctgggtggagacaggtactgccccctttGGGTGGAGAGAgctactgccccctctgggtggagagaggtactgccccctctgggtggagacaggtactgcctcaagagaaggagttccagtatctgggggtcttgttcagcagtgagggtagaacagaGCATGAGATggaggcggtttggtgcggcgtcagcagtgatgcgggcattgtaccggaccgtcgtggtgaagaaggagctgagcctgaaggcaaagctctcgatttaccgctccatctacgttccaaccctcacctatggtcatgagctttgggtagtgaccaaagAACGAGATcgtggatacaagcggctgaaatgagcttcctccgtagggtggctgggctcagccttagagatagggggaggagctcagacatccggagggagctcggagtagagccgctgctccttctcctctaaaggagccagctgaggaggtttgggcatctggtaaggatcctcccgggcgcctcccgttagaggagttccaggtccaactggtaggaggccccggggaagacccagaacacggtggagggattatatctctctcctggcctgggaacgcctcggggtccaggaggagctggacgttgtggctggggagaggccctgcttagcctgctgcccccgcgacccggccccggataagtggacgagaatggatggatggatgtgagAGGTACATAAATGAATTTTTCATATTCAATAATGCTGGTGTTTGTAGGGGAATAACCACTGACAGGACGGAATGAATGCTAAAGCTGCAGGAACTAGAATATATGTGTGTCCAGTGACTTGTTTAGTCCAGTGTGTTCTCTTTCTAATGTAATAAACAGCTGAAAGCTTGCAGAGTCACATGATCCATGCTCAGCCTCTCTTTTTTACTGTCCAGCTAGGAGACACATTTATCCTCCCACTCAGCAGCTTAGCTCTCTCTTCCTgctgcagtctctctctctctccctctctctctctctctctctctctctttctcgctctctcagCATTCTTTCGTGAGGTTTGTGTTGTTTCACACCTACATTTCTGGCCCTGGTCGGTGGAGATGATGATATTCTGAGAACTTACAGTACAGCAGCCTGTAAATCAATAACCAGCTTATTATTGAGGCTGTCAGCAGCGAGGCTCAGATGGTGGAAAtgataaaagttaaaaattattaaaacctTCTGCAGCTGATTTTggccttttctttttaaaatgcgAGTCTCATACAGAGCCCCCGAAAGGTCACAGTGGGATTCTTTCCCCTGAAATATGTgaaattttgttctttttaataaaTTCATATCTGCAAAAAACGCAGAAAATCTTGTTTGGCGTTATCATTAAAGCGGATTGTAGGACGGTGTATTCGGGCCAAAAAgaataaatctatatatatacggacctgggggagcggggtaatatttagagaaaaaagtggtaaatctatgaGAAATATCACAGATTTTATGAGAAAATAGTCACAGATTTATAAGattaaaagttgcaaatctacaaaTGAAATGACTGAAGGAAACACTGATAATTActctttgttggtaattttgtgtctttttttggtattgtcttttttttaataattttgtgttttttctgtcattttgttccattttttaagtaatttagttttgtgtattttttgggtcattttgtgtctttttaaataattctgtgtctttttttggtcgttttgtttcttctttaagtaatttagttttttccgtcattttgtgtctttttttagtcattttgtgtctttcaagtaatttagtgattttcagtcattttgtgtcttttttggtaattttgtgtctttttttaaataattgtgtctttttttaaataatttttggtaatattgtctttttaaataattgtgtcttttttttaataatttttagtaattgtgtctttttaaataattgtgtctttttttaataatttttggtaattgtgtctttttttggttattttgtttcttttttaagtaatttagtgattttcagtcattttgtgtctttttttaaataattgtgtctttttttaaaataatttttggtaattgtgtctttttttggttattttgtttcttttttaagtaattcagtttttttctgtcattttgtgtctttttttggtcattttaatatttttttgatagTGCCTCCAGGTAGTTAGAGTTTGAGGCGCCTGGTGTAAATAAAGACTCATAGCTTCCATCACGTTCTATGAAATCTCAGCTGTTAGAAGCTCCTCTGAGTGATGGGGTAGAGGTTGCCATAGCAACACAACATGCCTGGTGGGCAGCAGGGTAGGATGGCCTCTCACCCAAACCGCCTCCTCACCTCTACACAACACTTCACACAGGTGCACCGCTTCATATCCATAAATAATGTTCTCTGACTGCTCTCACATTCTCAGCGCTGCAGAAACACATAAAGGACAGATGGACTGGGACAACAACACTGTTTCAGTTAATACGGCCCTGGTAAACTGGACTACAATAAAGGACTGGCTCAGTAGcctggtatacccagactgccttgcgcgctcaaaattaatttcgaacctccaggcggtctggaaaccaagccagtttcttagccctgttttaggatccaatcacagagcggggagggacggtgagacgatgacgcgtactactcggcacttggaagcttgtagttttcttacggatccaacatggctgctgcagacgcgaaactctctttagctgtagatggtgttttaaatagtttagagccaaagttgaaaggcgaaaggtctctgggggctccgctgagatcaccggcgctatggtagcggggctattagcgtcgctagcggctattagcgtcactagcggctattagcgtcgctagcggctaatagtgtcactagcggctattagcatcgctagcggctattagcgtcACTAGCGACTAATAGCGccactagcggctaatagctattagcgtcgctagcagctaatagccccgctaccgtggacagcggagcccccagagacccccagcagcttgtttattgcccataaaatcagtggatgtgtggctgaatgacatgaggggaataaagcgtgaaaataaataatcttgcagaaagcgagaactggagaagcaaagcagcagcaacactctctacTGGCTCAGGATAAAACATCCGGGAACATTCTTCATATTAAAAACCTCaaattcacacttttttctctcacattcacatggAATAACTGTCAGAGACTcttgattcatttttatttattgtaataacGACACAGGATCAAACATCAGGGACAATCCTTCATATTACAAAAATCTGCATCAAATTACACAGTTAGACATAGTATAACCGTAGAAGGCACTGCTGCTGATCATTATGAGACATGATTATATTTACATTGATCTAttagtaataatgataattattgatCCTTTAGAAGTGCTGCAGGTCCGACGGTCAGACGGTGGTGAAGGTGAAGCTGGTTACATGTCTGTACTCTTCACCAGGACGCAGCAGACAGTCAGGGAACGcaggctgacacacacacacagacacacacacacacacacacagacacacacacacacagacacacacacagacacacacacacacacagacacacacacacacacagacacacacacacacacagacacacacacacacacacacacacacacacacacacagacacacacacacacacagacacacacacacacacagacacacacacacacacacacacacagacacacagacacacacacacagacacacacacacacacacacacagacacacacacacacacacacacacacagacacagacacacacagacacacagacacacacacacacacacacagacacagacacacacacacacacacacagacacagacacacacagacagacacacacacacacacacacagacacacacacacacacacacacacagacacacacatacacacagacacacagacacacacacacacacacacacacatacacacacacacacagacacacacacacacacacacacacagacacagacacacacagacacggacacacacagacagacagacacacacacacacacacacacacacacacacacacacacagacacacacacacacacacagacacacacacacacacacacagacacagacacagacacacacacacacacacacacacagacacatagacacacacacacacacacacacagacagacacacacagacacacacacacacacagacacacacacacacacacacacacacagacacagacacagacacacacacacacacacacacacacacacacacacacacacagacagacagacagacacagagttgTAACAATGTTAGTTGGGTAACATCAGAGTTTCTTaacctccatccatccctcctcctcctcctcctcctcctcctcctcctcctcctcctcctcctcctcctcctcctcctcctacctgGTTGACAGCATCAGGCCAGTTCTGGGTCTCCAGACAGAAGGAGCTGTGTTTGCCGTACCTGGCCCCGCCCTTCCCGGAGCAGTCCAGGTAGTTGGCGGTGTAGAACTGGACCCCCGGCTGATTGGTGGAGACCAGCAGGACCCGCCCACTGGCTGGGTGGACCACTCTGAGGTCAGAAAACAACCATCACAGACACACCTgggtgttgttgtgtgtgtgtgtgtgtgtgtgtgtgtgtgtgtgtgtgtgtgtgtgtgaagcccaCCTGGCAGCAGGTCTCTCTGTCCAGGTGTCTccaggtgaggacagacagaagTTGTGGTCGAAGCCTGGCGCTGGGACCTCCTCCAGCCGAGGGCCCAG
Protein-coding sequences here:
- the LOC131968041 gene encoding LOW QUALITY PROTEIN: galactose mutarotase-like (The sequence of the model RefSeq protein was modified relative to this genomic sequence to represent the inferred CDS: deleted 1 base in 1 codon); this encodes EETLRVEYLARSTRTTPINLTNHAYFNLSGQGAADIYDHQVSISAPSYLPVDDSVLPTGEVRAVDGTPFDLREPAQLGPRLEEVPAPGFDHNFCLSSPGDTWTERPAARVVHPASGRVLLVSTNQPGVQFYTANYLDCSGKGGARYGKHSSFCLETQNWPDAVNQPAFPDCLLRPGEEYRHVTSFTFTTV